From Chitinophagaceae bacterium, the proteins below share one genomic window:
- a CDS encoding response regulator transcription factor encodes MGRSAKQLTKRELEVLAGLAKGYLYKEISHHLSISLDTVKKHCKNIYQKLNVRNRTEAANYFNSRKAA; translated from the coding sequence ATGGGAAGATCAGCAAAGCAACTCACCAAACGGGAACTGGAAGTACTGGCCGGATTGGCTAAAGGCTATTTGTACAAAGAGATCTCTCATCACCTGTCTATATCCCTCGATACGGTAAAGAAACACTGTAAGAACATTTACCAAAAACTGAACGTGCGTAACCGGACCGAAGCCGCCAATTATTTCAATTCCAGGAAAGCAGCGTAA